The genomic stretch GAGAAGCCGGTTTTGCTAGGTAGGAAGGAGGATATCAAAATTCCCTGTAAGTTTTCTGACCTTTCAGCGCGAGTGTATGCCGTTGAGCAAAATGCATCTAATCTGCTCCCAGTTCTATTATATTTTCATGGTGGTGGCTGGGTGCAAGGTGATTTGGATACCCACGATGGATTGTGTTCTCGGTTAGCGCTAGCATCTGGTGCTATGGTCGTCGCTCTTGATTATAGATTAGCACCGGAAAATAAATTTCCTGCTGCTGTAGATGACTGTTTTTCTTGTTTCCAATGGCTGATTACGGAGGGCAAAATTATCGGAGCTGACCCCAAAAGAGTTGCCATTGGGGGTGATTCGGCGGGGGGAAATTTGGCTGCAGTGGTGTCACAGATGGCTGGGAAGGCTGGTTCTAATAAACCGGTATTTCAATTGCTTCTGTACCCTGCGACCGATCTCGAATTCAAAACGCACTCACATATTGAGCGTAAGAACGATGAGTTTATCCCCCACGATCGAATGGAATGGTATCTCGAGCAATATCTCAATAGTCCACAAGAAAAAAAAGATTATCGGGCTTCGCCAGGAATTAATCCCGACTTACGTGGCCAGCCACCATCTTTAGTTATTGTTGGAGGCTTTGACCCCTTACGAGACGATGCACGATTGTATGCAGATAGCTTAAGTAACGCGGGAGTAGATGTAGTGTTTCACGAATATACGGGGCAAATTCACGCTTTTATGACCTTAACTAAGGCGATACCGACTGGGTTAGTGGCAATCAGGGAAACCGCGGATTATATGAGGAGGCGTTTCACACTGACTTAGGCTATAATTTGGTAGTTTGCACTGGGGGCCGGGTGGAAAGATTTCCCGGTGGTCCAGAGGAAAAACTAAAGAAAGGAAATCTTGATCAATGTCATTAGTTCATATCGTCGCGGTAATTACGGCCCATTCNGGAAAACGCGAGGAAATTCTCTCTACCTTTAAGAAAAACGTGCCTCTGGTTCATCAGGAAGATGGCTGTATTGAATATGGTGCGGTAGTCGACACTGAAAACGTAGGTCCCTTTCAGACTAAGTTGGGGGAGGATACGTTTTTCGTTATAGAAAAATGGGAGAGCTTAGATCACTTGATGGCTCATGCGGCCTCAGATCATATGAAGAGTTATGCGGCTAAGACCAAGGAGTTGATAGCAAGTCGTCAGATACATGTTTTATCTGCTGCATAGGGTGGATTGGGTTTGGTGGATTAAATGGAGTTTT from Rhodospirillaceae bacterium encodes the following:
- a CDS encoding antibiotic biosynthesis monooxygenase, which gives rise to MSLVHIVAVITAHSGKREEILSTFKKNVPLVHQEDGCIEYGAVVDTENVGPFQTKLGEDTFFVIEKWESLDHLMAHAASDHMKSYAAKTKELIASRQIHVLSAA